One window of Atribacter laminatus genomic DNA carries:
- a CDS encoding sugar ABC transporter substrate-binding protein, whose amino-acid sequence MYVTAGGPFGAAKAIKDAGLTGKLKLVCHDWMEETVAYIRSGEVTACLDQDPFNQGYAPAVSAFNQIVAGIVPEEINFFEGDVATPENVNEKIPQ is encoded by the coding sequence ATCTATGTCACTGCCGGTGGTCCTTTTGGAGCAGCCAAAGCCATTAAGGATGCTGGATTGACTGGGAAATTGAAATTGGTGTGCCATGACTGGATGGAAGAAACTGTTGCTTATATCCGGTCGGGTGAAGTCACTGCCTGCCTCGATCAGGATCCTTTCAACCAAGGGTATGCCCCAGCCGTTTCAGCCTTTAATCAGATCGTCGCTGGTATCGTTCCAGAAGAAATTAACTTTTTCGAAGGGGATGTTGCTACTCCAGAAAATGTGAACGAGAAGATCCCACAATAA
- a CDS encoding amidohydrolase family protein yields MEHSVEELLAMMDDMNVQVIVDLDGMENEEMLITHIERFKAKAPDRFYHMGGIDWSKWEEKGKNFGDWAAKRVEEQVKLGASGIKIWKNLGLHVKGPQGKLVKVDDPRLDPIFETAASLKIPVYMHISDPVAFFDPVDQFNERIDDLGEHPEWSFFGSQFPPFLEVMEQFANRIRRHKKTQFIGCHVASYAENLAWVSSLLNECPNLYVDISERIGELGRQPYTTRKFFLDYADRIIFGIDRLPDKVWYQIYARFLETDDEYFNYDPTYPPRQGRWFIYGLYLPDEVLEKVYYKNLSRILGINKQ; encoded by the coding sequence ATGGAACATTCAGTAGAAGAATTATTAGCGATGATGGATGATATGAATGTGCAGGTGATTGTTGACCTTGATGGCATGGAAAACGAAGAAATGCTTATAACTCATATAGAAAGATTTAAAGCTAAAGCACCTGACCGTTTTTATCATATGGGTGGAATTGATTGGTCTAAATGGGAAGAAAAAGGAAAAAACTTTGGAGACTGGGCAGCTAAGCGGGTTGAAGAACAAGTAAAATTGGGGGCTTCTGGTATTAAAATATGGAAAAATCTGGGGCTTCATGTTAAAGGCCCGCAAGGAAAATTAGTCAAAGTGGACGATCCAAGATTAGATCCAATTTTTGAAACAGCCGCTTCGTTAAAAATTCCGGTATATATGCATATCTCAGATCCAGTTGCTTTCTTTGATCCCGTGGACCAATTTAATGAAAGAATTGATGACCTTGGAGAGCATCCCGAATGGAGTTTTTTTGGTTCTCAATTCCCACCTTTTTTAGAAGTTATGGAGCAATTTGCCAATCGGATTCGTCGCCATAAAAAAACCCAATTTATTGGTTGTCATGTAGCCAGCTATGCAGAAAATCTTGCTTGGGTATCTTCTCTATTAAATGAGTGTCCCAATTTATATGTGGATATTTCAGAAAGAATTGGTGAATTAGGAAGGCAGCCTTACACGACAAGAAAATTTTTCTTAGACTATGCTGACCGTATCATTTTTGGAATTGATCGACTTCCCGATAAAGTATGGTATCAAATCTATGCGCGGTTTTTAGAAACCGATGATGAATATTTTAATTATGATCCCACTTACCCACCACGACAAGGTCGCTGGTTTATTTATGGGCTTTATTTACCCGATGAGGTATTAGAAAAAGTTTATTATAAAAATCTAAGCCGAATATTAGGTATTAATAAGCAATAA
- a CDS encoding alpha-L-arabinofuranosidase C-terminal domain-containing protein: protein MKGIDPSIKVIAVGADNPEWDLTVLKHAGKVIDYISIHQYHGSDDYYDTVASAYYVEERLQLLDSLIKHLQLDHIKIALDEWNVWYQVIPEAEVTEKKMVFLEEPYALKDALFAAGVFFALHRRCDSVQMANLAQMVNALGMIKTNSQSIVLTPIYHVFDLFVKHASRTPLGIFTALKSIP, encoded by the coding sequence ATGAAAGGTATCGATCCTTCAATAAAAGTCATAGCAGTGGGAGCCGATAATCCGGAATGGGACCTGACGGTATTGAAGCATGCAGGAAAAGTAATTGATTATATTTCTATACACCAGTACCATGGCTCAGATGATTACTACGACACAGTAGCTTCTGCGTACTATGTTGAAGAACGGTTACAACTTTTAGACAGCTTAATTAAGCACCTTCAACTAGATCATATCAAAATTGCCCTTGATGAATGGAACGTCTGGTATCAGGTTATACCAGAAGCCGAAGTAACAGAAAAAAAGATGGTCTTTCTTGAAGAACCTTATGCTCTAAAAGATGCTTTGTTTGCTGCCGGTGTATTTTTTGCCCTGCATCGAAGGTGTGATTCGGTTCAAATGGCCAATCTGGCTCAAATGGTCAATGCTTTAGGAATGATAAAAACCAATTCCCAAAGTATAGTTTTGACACCGATCTATCATGTTTTTGACTTGTTCGTGAAACATGCTAGCCGAACGCCTCTTGGCATCTTTACAGCTCTGAAAAGCATTCCGTAG
- a CDS encoding cobalamin B12-binding domain-containing protein: MSRPMVLYQMRNDAKQLTTTLTHSWSELCGKKDLIIETVNTRISMLPDIHRLIGYNPLQMMYDNHRYHFNLIIQIMKLQDFDMLINMIPWVYRTYHIHGFHYDYFPIAFHQWIKAIEEHLKSNEAQSLSLVYHFLIKWHPALVDLVETNRDIGLSFHGDLQKEHEQFLHYLLQGDYKNCILYSEKNVKTPADLAPFYLQVIQPALYRVGFLWQIGEISVAIEHLSTAIVSRIMASLYTRFPLIDTKYGNAVITSAPNEFHEVGGRIVADLLEIEGWNVDYIGTNIPQQDLLEHLKGKKPFLFGLSVTMPYLIENARQIIWSVKNDPDLNAIKIMVGGLAFFHTTNLWQKIGADGWASNGLEAVKLANSWWNEANSLDV; this comes from the coding sequence TTGAGCCGACCAATGGTTTTGTACCAGATGAGAAATGATGCCAAACAGTTAACTACAACTTTAACTCATTCTTGGTCTGAATTATGCGGAAAAAAAGATCTAATCATTGAAACGGTAAATACGCGAATAAGTATGCTTCCTGATATTCACCGGTTAATTGGCTACAACCCCCTTCAAATGATGTATGACAACCACCGGTATCATTTTAACTTAATCATTCAAATTATGAAGCTCCAAGATTTCGATATGCTTATAAATATGATTCCCTGGGTTTATCGAACTTATCACATTCATGGTTTTCATTATGATTATTTTCCTATAGCTTTTCATCAGTGGATAAAAGCCATCGAAGAACATTTGAAATCAAATGAGGCTCAATCATTGAGTCTCGTTTACCATTTTTTAATTAAATGGCATCCTGCTCTGGTAGATTTGGTGGAAACCAATCGAGATATTGGACTCTCCTTCCATGGGGACCTTCAAAAAGAACATGAGCAATTCCTTCATTATCTCCTACAGGGCGATTATAAAAATTGTATTCTTTATTCGGAAAAAAATGTGAAAACCCCCGCCGACTTAGCCCCCTTTTATCTTCAGGTTATTCAACCAGCTTTATATCGGGTGGGTTTTCTTTGGCAAATTGGGGAAATATCGGTGGCAATAGAACATCTTTCTACGGCTATTGTAAGCCGGATAATGGCTTCTTTATATACACGGTTTCCTTTGATAGATACAAAATATGGAAATGCAGTCATTACCTCGGCACCTAATGAGTTTCACGAAGTTGGTGGCCGTATCGTTGCTGATTTACTTGAAATTGAAGGCTGGAATGTGGATTATATAGGGACGAATATTCCTCAACAAGATCTTCTGGAACACTTGAAAGGAAAGAAGCCATTTCTGTTTGGTTTGTCGGTTACTATGCCCTATCTTATAGAAAATGCCAGACAAATCATTTGGTCAGTGAAAAATGATCCTGATCTTAATGCTATAAAAATTATGGTGGGAGGTTTAGCCTTTTTTCATACAACTAATCTCTGGCAAAAAATTGGCGCTGATGGTTGGGCGTCAAATGGATTAGAAGCAGTAAAATTAGCCAATTCTTGGTGGAATGAGGCAAATTCCTTAGATGTTTAA
- a CDS encoding carbohydrate ABC transporter permease has product MSFKKHKFVRKTIVYILLILLCSFVLIPFFWMISSSFKPRAEIFTYPPVWIPRQPTFDAFLNLIREKPYGGVGFGKFLRNTMVVSLFTAVITVILASFASYSLSRFRFRGNSSLKYMIIFSQLLPGSLILIPLYLLMRDLKLIDNLMGLVFAYTSLTLPYCTYLLKGYFDSIPIGIDEAAKVDGCSPVGALFRVVFPLAAPGIVVTLTQALILSWNEFMFALTFLNNYENWTVPLALGSSRGQYLIDWGYLFAGSVLITIPIVIIFLLLQKYIVQGLVSGAVKG; this is encoded by the coding sequence ATGAGCTTTAAAAAACATAAATTTGTGAGAAAGACAATTGTTTATATTCTTCTAATTCTTTTGTGTTCTTTTGTTCTTATCCCCTTTTTTTGGATGATTTCATCTTCCTTTAAACCCCGAGCCGAAATATTTACTTACCCACCGGTTTGGATTCCCCGGCAACCAACCTTTGATGCTTTTTTAAATCTCATCCGTGAAAAACCCTATGGTGGTGTTGGATTCGGAAAATTTCTGAGGAACACCATGGTTGTCTCATTATTTACTGCTGTAATAACCGTTATTTTAGCTTCGTTCGCTTCTTATTCACTTTCGCGGTTTCGCTTCAGAGGAAATTCTTCTTTAAAATACATGATCATTTTCAGCCAACTGCTTCCTGGATCATTGATATTAATTCCTCTGTATTTATTAATGAGAGATTTAAAGTTGATCGATAATTTAATGGGATTGGTTTTTGCCTATACTTCTCTCACTCTTCCCTATTGCACTTATCTCCTAAAGGGATATTTTGATTCTATTCCGATTGGTATCGATGAAGCAGCTAAAGTTGATGGTTGTAGTCCAGTTGGAGCTTTGTTTCGGGTTGTTTTCCCTTTGGCAGCCCCAGGCATTGTAGTCACCCTTACTCAAGCTTTAATCCTTTCCTGGAATGAGTTCATGTTTGCTTTAACCTTTTTAAATAATTATGAAAACTGGACTGTACCTTTAGCACTTGGCAGCTCTCGTGGTCAATATTTGATTGATTGGGGTTATTTATTTGCTGGATCAGTATTGATTACAATTCCTATCGTCATTATTTTCTTACTGTTGCAAAAGTATATTGTTCAAGGTCTGGTTTCCGGAGCAGTGAAAGGTTAA
- a CDS encoding Gfo/Idh/MocA family protein, protein MERIKAAVIGAGIFGDTHCRAYSESPSVDLAWVCDQDQERAKQAAQRYNCNFTTDLQEITNDPSINIVSVATPDFSHRDISLKVIEAGKNLIVEKPLATNIEDAQAITDAVRRKGVKFMTDFQNRWNTPFIQAKQNLESGKYGEPVSAYIRLANSIMITKWLSWSAKSGPQWFLGPHIVDLVCWIYGQKPIKVFASGKRKVLKSIGYDTYDAIQAQLIFEDSFATIDTSWIVPKNWPSLDFRMDILTTNGKMELEPTFNGISMCADEGYQIPFIGGRQDGFDRMFGFFKEPILHFIDHVVNDIPCLVGVEDGLINTKIVVAIEKSIESGKIVELNL, encoded by the coding sequence ATGGAAAGAATTAAGGCAGCGGTTATAGGAGCTGGTATATTTGGAGATACTCATTGTCGTGCCTATTCAGAAAGTCCCAGTGTAGATTTAGCTTGGGTTTGTGACCAAGATCAAGAACGGGCAAAACAAGCAGCACAAAGATATAATTGCAATTTTACTACCGATCTTCAAGAAATAACCAATGACCCTTCAATTAATATTGTTAGCGTAGCAACTCCTGATTTCTCCCATCGAGATATTAGCTTAAAAGTTATCGAAGCCGGAAAAAACCTCATTGTTGAAAAACCACTGGCAACCAACATTGAGGATGCTCAGGCCATCACCGATGCAGTAAGGCGAAAAGGCGTCAAATTCATGACCGATTTTCAAAACCGCTGGAATACCCCTTTTATTCAAGCGAAACAAAACCTTGAGTCAGGAAAATATGGTGAACCAGTCAGTGCTTACATTCGCTTAGCTAACAGTATAATGATTACCAAATGGTTGTCTTGGAGCGCAAAATCTGGACCTCAATGGTTTTTAGGACCCCACATAGTGGACCTGGTTTGTTGGATTTATGGGCAAAAACCAATTAAAGTTTTCGCTTCAGGAAAGCGAAAAGTTTTAAAATCAATTGGCTATGATACCTATGATGCCATTCAGGCCCAACTTATATTCGAGGATTCATTCGCTACCATTGATACTTCATGGATTGTCCCAAAAAACTGGCCTTCACTCGACTTTCGAATGGATATACTTACAACCAATGGAAAAATGGAATTAGAACCCACCTTTAATGGGATTTCGATGTGTGCTGATGAAGGATACCAAATACCTTTTATTGGAGGTCGGCAAGACGGTTTCGATCGCATGTTCGGTTTCTTTAAAGAACCCATTCTTCATTTTATTGATCATGTTGTTAACGATATACCCTGTTTGGTGGGAGTTGAAGATGGACTCATTAATACAAAAATTGTGGTAGCCATTGAGAAGTCTATTGAGTCAGGAAAGATTGTCGAGCTTAATCTATAG
- a CDS encoding ABC transporter ATP-binding protein gives MSSLNPVRRLKDIFSDLANSHGKTFDEQKVKDHLEMVNLPSHVLRIYPFELSGGMRQRCVIALATFLKPDVIIADEPTSALDVVTQRDILQLLSTIQNQSKSTFIFITHDISLVPGLSNMMAIMYGGCIIEFGSTESVFANPLHPYTKFLLSSIPKIGDKTEKKSIPGNPVSLINPPPGCRFCPRCPRGTEVCSDSRPELLNIDSQQHYVVCWLYR, from the coding sequence ATGAGTTCGCTAAATCCGGTTAGAAGATTAAAAGATATATTTTCCGACCTGGCAAACTCCCATGGAAAAACTTTTGACGAACAAAAAGTAAAAGATCATTTAGAAATGGTAAATCTTCCTTCTCATGTCTTACGCATTTACCCCTTTGAACTTTCTGGAGGAATGAGACAAAGGTGTGTCATAGCTTTAGCTACCTTTTTAAAACCAGATGTAATCATTGCTGATGAACCAACGTCGGCACTGGATGTTGTCACTCAACGAGATATTTTGCAACTTTTAAGCACTATTCAGAATCAATCAAAAAGTACATTTATTTTTATTACGCACGATATTTCCTTGGTTCCTGGTTTGTCAAACATGATGGCAATCATGTATGGCGGTTGTATTATAGAATTTGGCTCGACTGAATCAGTTTTTGCCAATCCCCTTCACCCTTATACGAAGTTTCTACTCTCGTCAATACCCAAAATTGGTGATAAAACGGAAAAAAAATCGATCCCAGGGAATCCTGTTAGTCTTATTAATCCACCTCCTGGTTGTAGATTTTGCCCAAGATGCCCTCGAGGTACAGAAGTGTGTTCCGATTCGAGACCTGAACTGCTTAATATTGATTCTCAACAACACTATGTTGTATGCTGGTTATACCGGTAA
- a CDS encoding extracellular solute-binding protein: MKKLTLPLVILLILVCVSAVVAQEKVRLTVEMSVYVEAPHKKAFDLLKEAYELQNPNVEIVYYGPAYDEYWDKLAVEIVSGTEADIVQLQDAAARYATYASLREGETGAFVNLDQYIKGTELEDKLIGQKELVFNGHYIGIANYATGMRGVYYRKSLFEEAGIDADTIITNEDFLEVAKSLTKSKDDGTMQYGFGAVISTHDFVYDEMKTFICYPIGATYSPLNKPPYEPDNIIVGNEAWNYAFKWWQDMIFTHKVVAPGSYDKADERDLFWNGVVAMNIDGPWFVGMTKEYNEALLDDLDIIASPDIVYNGEQYPFNKQNYGITHLVSSNSKNPDEAIKFLLWMTTPEAQALVSECGMIPSNTDYSTGADYYETWPLNAKLASLAEERYYEPPILDPEIPELGEINRIMINFAQAAFINQEDVADVLDEAAEEIKALFR; encoded by the coding sequence ATGAAGAAGTTAACCTTACCATTAGTAATATTGTTGATTCTGGTTTGTGTTTCTGCAGTTGTAGCTCAAGAAAAAGTCCGCTTAACGGTTGAGATGTCGGTGTATGTTGAAGCTCCTCATAAAAAAGCGTTTGATTTGTTGAAAGAAGCTTATGAATTACAAAATCCGAATGTAGAAATTGTGTACTATGGCCCAGCCTACGATGAATATTGGGATAAACTTGCTGTCGAAATTGTTTCCGGGACTGAAGCAGATATTGTCCAGTTACAAGACGCTGCGGCACGATATGCTACTTATGCATCTTTACGCGAGGGAGAAACCGGAGCTTTTGTTAACTTAGATCAATATATTAAAGGAACGGAATTAGAAGATAAGCTGATTGGACAAAAAGAATTGGTTTTTAACGGTCATTATATTGGTATCGCTAACTATGCAACGGGGATGCGTGGAGTGTATTACCGTAAATCATTATTTGAAGAAGCTGGAATTGATGCGGATACCATCATCACCAATGAAGATTTTCTCGAGGTCGCAAAGTCACTAACTAAAAGTAAAGATGATGGAACCATGCAGTATGGTTTCGGTGCAGTAATTTCGACCCACGATTTTGTTTATGATGAAATGAAGACCTTTATCTGCTACCCAATCGGTGCTACTTATTCCCCGCTCAACAAACCGCCCTACGAACCAGATAATATTATTGTTGGCAATGAAGCGTGGAATTATGCCTTCAAATGGTGGCAAGATATGATATTTACCCATAAAGTGGTTGCACCTGGTTCATACGACAAAGCCGATGAGAGAGATTTATTTTGGAATGGTGTGGTAGCAATGAATATTGACGGACCATGGTTTGTTGGTATGACTAAGGAATACAATGAAGCATTGTTGGACGATTTAGATATCATAGCATCACCAGATATTGTTTATAATGGTGAGCAATATCCCTTCAACAAACAGAATTATGGTATTACTCATTTAGTTTCGAGTAACAGCAAGAATCCAGATGAAGCTATCAAATTTCTCCTTTGGATGACCACACCAGAAGCTCAAGCACTTGTATCGGAATGCGGTATGATTCCGTCTAACACTGATTACTCAACTGGTGCTGATTACTATGAAACTTGGCCATTGAATGCGAAATTAGCCAGTTTGGCTGAGGAAAGATATTATGAACCTCCTATTCTTGATCCAGAAATACCTGAACTCGGAGAGATTAACCGCATAATGATTAATTTCGCCCAAGCAGCCTTTATTAACCAAGAAGATGTTGCCGACGTGTTGGATGAAGCTGCCGAAGAAATCAAAGCTCTTTTTAGGTAA
- a CDS encoding carbohydrate ABC transporter permease, protein MRKKEAKILNPKLGKWSLPYVLVFPMVLMMAIVILYPIAKTVGMSFFENYLARPGVNPFVGLKHYMNFFGDKYFVNSIIITIKYVVITVLLRFVIGLIAALLLNEKIKGVGIARSIVVIPWAMPVVVVCLLFVQMFDYQYGIFNYMLAAVGIIKEPVKWLSNKDLALPVAMFVNIWKGWPWVAIMLLAGLQGIQKEHYEAAEIDGAGYFKQFWYVTLPTLRPVTLTVFILLMVWTIKDFDIVYVLNKGGPAHATEHITIFIYQKAFEALRMGEASAAGVLVLIVTMVFTIAYLRLLDRMDSER, encoded by the coding sequence ATGAGAAAAAAGGAAGCCAAAATATTAAATCCAAAATTAGGAAAATGGTCACTTCCCTACGTTTTAGTATTCCCAATGGTATTGATGATGGCAATTGTTATTCTTTATCCAATAGCTAAAACTGTGGGAATGAGTTTTTTTGAGAATTATTTAGCCCGACCAGGTGTAAACCCCTTTGTAGGCCTTAAACATTATATGAACTTCTTTGGTGACAAGTATTTTGTTAATTCCATTATCATCACCATCAAGTATGTGGTTATCACTGTGCTGTTGCGTTTCGTGATTGGTTTAATTGCTGCCCTACTTTTGAACGAAAAAATAAAAGGAGTAGGAATTGCTCGATCGATTGTTGTTATTCCTTGGGCAATGCCGGTTGTGGTAGTTTGCCTTTTGTTTGTCCAGATGTTTGATTACCAATACGGTATTTTTAACTATATGTTAGCAGCTGTCGGTATTATCAAAGAACCGGTAAAGTGGCTTTCGAATAAGGACTTAGCCTTACCAGTTGCCATGTTTGTTAATATTTGGAAAGGGTGGCCTTGGGTTGCGATAATGCTTTTAGCTGGACTACAAGGAATCCAAAAGGAACATTATGAAGCTGCTGAAATTGACGGAGCGGGATATTTTAAGCAGTTTTGGTATGTGACTTTACCAACGCTTAGACCGGTTACTCTGACTGTTTTTATATTATTAATGGTCTGGACGATTAAAGATTTTGATATTGTGTATGTTCTCAATAAAGGTGGACCGGCTCATGCCACCGAGCATATAACTATTTTTATTTATCAAAAAGCTTTTGAAGCTTTGCGAATGGGTGAAGCATCAGCTGCTGGCGTCTTAGTGCTTATCGTAACAATGGTTTTTACAATTGCTTACCTTAGACTATTGGACAGAATGGATAGTGAACGATGA
- a CDS encoding sensor domain-containing diguanylate cyclase has product MFKKYLSLYQESLFQYFEQMSSIVMVIINSNLEIIGCNQGLIKLLNLSHEPIGRTISDFISTESTKTIPLPSPNEIHPFKFLFQGENTFSFLVFGTIIGLNDSYLIIGEKPVLTGDNTISTISSLNNELTDLVRELNKKNKALEKANDTIQKLMNTDPLTNLWNRRYFMIQLESAFSFAKRHHSPLSLVMADIDHFKTVNDIHGHSVGDQVLIDVSNIFIKNSRIEDIVARFGGEEFIFLLPQTHSLVAANLAERLRKMVEDYHFPQYGFRITVSFGVAEKTPNDTLESLLKNADDALYQAKRKGRNQTFICQKTQRQN; this is encoded by the coding sequence ATGTTTAAAAAATATCTTTCTCTTTATCAAGAAAGTCTATTCCAGTATTTTGAACAAATGAGTTCAATTGTTATGGTCATTATTAATTCAAATTTGGAAATCATAGGCTGCAATCAGGGCTTAATCAAACTTCTGAATCTTTCACACGAACCAATTGGAAGAACAATTTCGGATTTCATTTCTACTGAATCGACAAAAACGATACCTCTCCCCTCACCAAATGAAATTCATCCTTTTAAATTCCTTTTTCAGGGAGAAAATACTTTTTCTTTTCTGGTTTTTGGGACGATTATTGGCTTAAACGATTCTTATTTAATAATTGGGGAAAAACCAGTTCTTACCGGGGACAATACAATTTCCACAATTTCCAGCCTCAATAACGAGCTGACTGACTTGGTTCGCGAGCTCAACAAAAAGAATAAAGCGCTGGAAAAAGCTAATGATACTATTCAAAAATTGATGAATACCGACCCTCTCACCAATCTATGGAATCGTCGCTATTTTATGATTCAATTAGAAAGTGCCTTTTCTTTTGCCAAGCGCCATCATTCACCGTTATCTTTGGTTATGGCTGATATTGATCATTTCAAAACTGTTAACGATATTCATGGACACAGTGTTGGAGATCAAGTTTTGATTGATGTAAGCAATATTTTTATCAAAAATTCCAGAATTGAGGATATCGTAGCTCGTTTTGGTGGTGAAGAATTTATTTTTCTTCTTCCACAAACTCATTCCTTAGTGGCAGCAAATCTTGCCGAACGTCTTCGGAAAATGGTTGAGGATTATCATTTTCCGCAATATGGATTTCGAATCACTGTTAGTTTCGGAGTTGCAGAAAAAACTCCAAACGATACTCTTGAATCACTTTTGAAAAATGCCGACGATGCGCTTTACCAGGCAAAACGGAAGGGAAGAAATCAAACTTTCATCTGTCAAAAAACACAACGTCAAAATTAG
- a CDS encoding GH1 family beta-glucosidase produces MVIFPLHFIFGVATAAYQIEGAWNEDGRGESIWDRFAHSPGKIKDGTTADVACDHYHRFEEDIAFMKDLGIDAYRFSISWPRVFPKGKGQVNELGVNFYHRLIQKLKAVHIQPVATLNHWDLPQTLQDKGGWENRETIDAFVEYAQFLFQVFGKDVPFWITHNEPWVVAFLGHYEGRMAPGKDDFDSALLVSRNLLLAHGLAIRNFREGKVNGKIGITLNLSPVHPASDNKEDIEATRRFDGYLNRWFLDPLYRRQFPDDMIDWYQRKGLNITPLTHEESKVVSQPLDFLGVNYYSRRITKKGKEPILENDLVLPPESEYAEMEWEVYPSGIYEIIKRVSEEYKPVEIYLTENGISIQDTIDEDGKVRDIKRIEYLREHLKKISQTMQEGCPVKGYFVWSLMDNFEWAHGFSQRFGLIYTDYQSLRRIPKESFYWYQKVIQNRRID; encoded by the coding sequence ATGGTTATCTTTCCTTTGCATTTTATATTTGGAGTGGCAACCGCTGCTTATCAAATTGAAGGGGCTTGGAATGAAGATGGAAGGGGAGAGAGTATCTGGGATCGCTTTGCTCATTCACCGGGGAAGATTAAAGACGGAACAACTGCTGATGTAGCCTGCGATCATTATCATCGTTTCGAAGAAGATATCGCATTTATGAAAGACCTGGGTATTGATGCCTATCGCTTTTCTATTTCTTGGCCCAGGGTTTTTCCAAAGGGAAAAGGGCAGGTGAATGAGTTGGGAGTTAACTTCTACCATCGATTGATCCAAAAGCTCAAGGCGGTTCATATTCAACCGGTTGCCACGTTGAATCACTGGGATTTACCCCAAACCCTCCAGGATAAAGGTGGCTGGGAGAACAGAGAAACGATTGATGCGTTTGTTGAATATGCACAATTTCTTTTCCAGGTTTTTGGCAAAGATGTTCCTTTCTGGATCACGCATAATGAACCATGGGTGGTCGCCTTCCTCGGACACTACGAAGGAAGAATGGCACCGGGGAAAGATGATTTTGATTCAGCTCTCTTGGTTTCTCGAAATCTTCTCTTGGCTCATGGATTAGCCATTCGAAACTTTCGAGAAGGAAAAGTCAACGGTAAAATTGGAATCACTCTCAATTTGTCTCCGGTTCACCCAGCTTCAGACAATAAAGAAGATATAGAAGCGACCAGACGGTTTGATGGATATCTCAACCGGTGGTTTTTAGATCCTCTTTATCGAAGGCAGTTTCCCGATGACATGATAGATTGGTACCAACGAAAAGGTTTAAATATTACCCCCTTGACTCATGAAGAATCGAAAGTTGTCTCTCAACCTCTGGATTTTCTTGGTGTGAATTACTACTCACGCCGTATCACAAAAAAAGGAAAAGAGCCGATTCTTGAGAATGATTTAGTTCTCCCTCCAGAGAGTGAATATGCCGAAATGGAGTGGGAAGTTTATCCTTCGGGAATATATGAGATTATAAAAAGAGTAAGCGAAGAGTATAAACCGGTGGAAATCTATCTCACTGAAAATGGTATCTCGATTCAGGATACCATCGATGAAGATGGGAAAGTGAGGGATATTAAAAGAATCGAATATCTCCGTGAGCACTTAAAAAAAATTTCTCAGACAATGCAGGAAGGATGTCCAGTTAAAGGATATTTTGTCTGGAGTTTGATGGATAATTTTGAATGGGCTCATGGTTTTTCTCAAAGGTTCGGTTTGATCTATACTGATTACCAAAGTTTGCGAAGAATTCCCAAGGAAAGTTTTTATTGGTATCAGAAAGTCATCCAGAACCGGAGGATCGATTGA